GAGCCAACAAGAACAAGCTCCTTCGGCGGCAGCAATGCCAGtgcaggcgccgccgcctcacgtCCTCCTGGTGGCGTACCCACTGCAGGGCCACGTGAaccctctcctccgcctcggccgccgcctcgcgtCCAGGGGCCTCCTCGTCACCTTCACCAcgttcctcttcttccccaacgccGGCGCCCTCCGCTCCATGCCCGCCCACGGCGCCTGCCTCCACGGCGTCCGCTTCCACTACCTCGACCtcgacgccaccggcgccCTGGACTCCCTCGAGGACATGCTGCGCCACGTCACGGGCGCAGGCCCCGCGGCGCTGTCCGGCCTCGTCCGGCGGTTTCAGCAGCCGCGGCCGGTGACGTGCGTGGTGAACACCACCTTCGTGCCGTGGGCGctcgacgtcgccgcggacCTCGGCGTCCCGCGCCGCGCCACGCTCTGGACGCAGTCCTGCGCCGTCCTATCGCTCTACCACCACTTCTACAACAACCACAACGACTCCAACTCCAATGCCAGCAGCGTCTTCccaaccgccgccgagccGGACGCGCAGGTGGCGCTGCCGGGGCTCCCGAAGATGTCCATGGACGAGCTGCCCCTCATGGTCCGCCCCGAGCACGCCCACAACGCGTGGGGCGACGCGCTCAGGGCGCAGCTCACGGAGACCGGCATACCGGGCGAGGCGCCGCCGGATTCTTCTCCGTGGGTGCTCGTCATCACCTTTTACGCCCTGGAGCGCCCCGCCATCGACGCGCTCCGGACACGCACCGGCATGCCCGTCACGCCCATCGGCCCGCTCCTGGACCTCGAACCCGACGACGCCCACGACCACGCCGAAGCCGGCATCACGGCATGGCTGGACGCGCACCGGCCTTGCTCCGTGGTGTACGTGGCCTTCGGCAGCCTGGTCGACATCGGCCGCGCCGAGATGTCAGCCATGGCAgaggggcttgccaccacCGGCAGGCCGTTCCTGTGGGTAGTCCGTGAGCGCGACGACCTCCatgaccttcttcttcc
The Brachypodium distachyon strain Bd21 chromosome 2, Brachypodium_distachyon_v3.0, whole genome shotgun sequence genome window above contains:
- the LOC100845891 gene encoding UDP-glycosyltransferase 84A2, which codes for MSQQEQAPSAAAMPVQAPPPHVLLVAYPLQGHVNPLLRLGRRLASRGLLVTFTTFLFFPNAGALRSMPAHGACLHGVRFHYLDLDATGALDSLEDMLRHVTGAGPAALSGLVRRFQQPRPVTCVVNTTFVPWALDVAADLGVPRRATLWTQSCAVLSLYHHFYNNHNDSNSNASSVFPTAAEPDAQVALPGLPKMSMDELPLMVRPEHAHNAWGDALRAQLTETGIPGEAPPDSSPWVLVITFYALERPAIDALRTRTGMPVTPIGPLLDLEPDDAHDHAEAGITAWLDAHRPCSVVYVAFGSLVDIGRAEMSAMAEGLATTGRPFLWVVRERDDLHDLLLPSDSNGCKIVPWCAQGRVLRHASVGCFVTHCGWNSACEAMAAGVPMVCYPWWSDQFTNARFVAEEFRVGVRLQAPVTAHGLAACVEAVMGRGPDAAAIRDRAAAWKEEAAAAVAHGGSSDQSLRAFVDFLRSPVG